One region of Streptomyces sp. Edi4 genomic DNA includes:
- a CDS encoding aminoglycoside phosphotransferase family protein: protein MIESEIEISEDLVRDLLREQHPDLAELPIREVAGGWGNQMWRLGDELAVRMQRMDTSPDLQLKERRWLPTLAARLPLPIPVPLRDGAPSERFPKIWTVMTWVDGTPLDHGSITRGDHAAETLSDFLRALHVEAPTDAPTASDFGAHPKDCTDGFEHFFQDVAPADLADEIREVWGEAVAAPGWEGPPVWVHGDLHPANVVVADGTLAGVVDFGALVAGDPAWDLAAAWLLLPAGGAARFFDSYAQADEAAVRRARGLAAMRSLFLMAMGQAGDRGLPGGKSNWGPAGRSALDRVLKGL from the coding sequence ATGATCGAATCCGAGATTGAGATCAGCGAGGATCTGGTCCGCGACCTGCTTCGGGAACAGCATCCAGACCTGGCCGAGCTGCCCATCCGCGAAGTGGCGGGCGGCTGGGGCAACCAAATGTGGCGCCTCGGTGACGAGTTGGCCGTCCGGATGCAGCGGATGGACACGAGCCCCGATCTGCAGCTCAAGGAGCGCCGGTGGCTGCCGACTCTCGCAGCGCGCCTGCCGCTGCCGATTCCTGTCCCCCTGCGGGACGGTGCACCATCCGAGCGCTTCCCCAAGATCTGGACCGTCATGACATGGGTCGACGGCACGCCTCTGGACCACGGCTCGATCACTCGCGGCGACCACGCGGCCGAGACGCTGTCGGACTTCCTCAGGGCGCTGCACGTGGAAGCGCCCACCGACGCACCTACCGCTTCGGACTTCGGCGCTCACCCCAAGGACTGCACGGACGGCTTCGAGCACTTCTTCCAGGACGTTGCCCCTGCCGACCTCGCCGACGAGATCCGTGAAGTCTGGGGTGAAGCGGTGGCGGCCCCGGGGTGGGAGGGCCCACCGGTGTGGGTGCACGGCGACCTGCATCCCGCGAACGTCGTCGTCGCGGACGGGACACTGGCGGGTGTCGTCGACTTCGGCGCGCTGGTCGCCGGCGACCCGGCGTGGGACCTCGCGGCCGCCTGGCTGCTACTCCCCGCGGGCGGCGCCGCACGGTTTTTCGACAGCTACGCACAGGCGGACGAGGCAGCGGTGCGACGGGCGCGCGGACTGGCCGCGATGAGGAGCCTGTTCCTGATGGCGATGGGCCAAGCCGGGGATCGCGGCCTGCCTGGCGGCAAGTCGAACTGGGGGCCCGCAGGCCGGTCCGCACTTGATCGTGTCCTGAAGGGCCTTTGA
- a CDS encoding DUF721 domain-containing protein gives MTTELSGVDLARQALVAAREAAKKNGSATRKPKRRTTTVVSRDGREPLGLGSAISRMLTERGMVAPAAGGSVLAQFDAILAAAVPELAGRVQGVAFDAEIGRLDVVPDAPAVGTKLRWSAPKLIAAANERVRGANVRALHVLAPAPVKAGPATAAADSAPQPATPAVPVERRTPPDGYRRAIEAHRQAASPPRVDPGIAEAVERQTAAMRELSRRAFPEPPSVPDDAPAPIDQARIERRRQAAVTEAAALRRARQERAGVAVPQAVALRTTA, from the coding sequence ATGACCACCGAGCTGAGCGGAGTCGACCTCGCCCGCCAGGCGCTGGTCGCGGCCCGGGAGGCGGCGAAGAAGAACGGCTCCGCCACCAGGAAGCCGAAGCGGCGTACCACCACCGTCGTGTCACGGGACGGGCGTGAGCCGCTCGGCTTGGGCAGCGCGATCAGCCGCATGTTGACCGAGCGCGGCATGGTCGCCCCGGCCGCCGGCGGCAGTGTCCTCGCCCAATTCGACGCCATCCTCGCCGCGGCCGTGCCCGAGCTCGCCGGGCGCGTCCAGGGTGTGGCGTTCGACGCGGAGATCGGCCGCCTGGACGTCGTCCCCGACGCCCCGGCCGTCGGCACGAAGCTGCGCTGGAGCGCGCCGAAGTTGATCGCGGCGGCCAACGAGCGGGTGCGAGGCGCGAACGTCCGCGCCCTGCACGTCCTGGCGCCCGCACCCGTGAAGGCCGGCCCCGCCACGGCGGCCGCCGACTCGGCACCGCAGCCGGCCACGCCCGCCGTGCCGGTGGAGCGCCGGACGCCGCCGGATGGGTACCGTCGCGCGATCGAGGCGCACCGCCAGGCCGCGTCGCCGCCTCGGGTGGATCCGGGTATCGCGGAGGCGGTGGAGCGGCAGACCGCCGCGATGCGGGAGCTGTCCCGCCGTGCCTTCCCCGAGCCGCCCTCTGTCCCGGACGATGCGCCGGCCCCGATTGACCAGGCCCGCATCGAGCGCCGCCGCCAGGCCGCGGTGACCGAGGCCGCCGCGCTGCGCAGGGCGCGGCAAGAACGCGCGGGTGTCGCCGTGCCACAGGCCGTTGCACTGCGCACGACAGCGTGA
- a CDS encoding DUF6166 domain-containing protein translates to MTEQDRVYHGVRLVGDDDWQCRILVEKRKLGPTERQVDDLVLYELAPKDAEGLGGFDWGYSGSGPGRAANAILADALDLGDPWSCGFEGGPIDPVLQALGVDFAADVLVQCCSEWRLSRPGVLRWCRGWYAQQGVNDLPAALVDLPELISSSL, encoded by the coding sequence ATGACGGAGCAGGACCGCGTCTACCACGGTGTGCGGCTGGTCGGGGATGACGACTGGCAGTGCCGGATCCTGGTGGAGAAGAGGAAGCTGGGGCCCACCGAGCGGCAGGTCGACGACCTCGTCCTGTACGAACTCGCCCCGAAGGACGCGGAGGGCCTGGGCGGGTTCGACTGGGGATACAGCGGGTCCGGCCCCGGCAGGGCCGCCAACGCGATCCTCGCCGACGCCTTGGACCTGGGCGATCCCTGGAGCTGCGGCTTCGAAGGGGGGCCGATCGACCCGGTCCTCCAGGCGCTGGGCGTCGACTTCGCCGCCGACGTACTGGTCCAGTGCTGCTCGGAGTGGCGGCTCAGCCGCCCCGGCGTCCTGCGCTGGTGCCGCGGCTGGTACGCGCAGCAGGGCGTCAATGATCTCCCCGCTGCCCTGGTCGATCTTCCTGAACTGATCAGCAGCAGCCTGTGA
- a CDS encoding TniB family NTP-binding protein, which translates to MVVSTPEPEGRDVADLAGPRRDPTTQLTGWRQFVEADPTAFELLSEQRWRSLGPADQELYDDARVLYHSELQVVRTSAVREIAHQGRLLTLLNQRESGARRGLIVSGRQTTGKTTALKQLGRLHELRVHQRSPGDDRIPVVYLTAPPKGSPRKLAIEFARFLGLPSVSARHNTIDITNVVCQVMIEARTDLVLVDEIHLMNHGTVAGEDLSDHLKYFTEHLPATFVYAGIDVEQSGVFTGVRGRQMGGRCVLVRTGPFPRNAEWRSLIATMEDTLRLHRHQPKTLVNLSDYLHKRTGGMIGSLSHLIRAAAISAILDGSERITQDLLKNTRIDHNSESVSRSGTASRRKAG; encoded by the coding sequence ATGGTGGTGAGCACGCCGGAGCCCGAGGGCCGTGACGTCGCGGACTTGGCGGGGCCCCGTCGTGATCCCACCACACAGCTCACCGGCTGGCGGCAGTTCGTCGAGGCCGATCCGACGGCCTTCGAGCTGCTGTCCGAACAGCGGTGGCGTTCGCTCGGCCCGGCGGATCAGGAGCTCTACGACGACGCCCGGGTCCTCTATCACTCCGAACTTCAAGTCGTACGCACCTCGGCCGTCCGGGAGATCGCCCACCAGGGACGGCTGCTGACCCTGCTCAACCAGCGCGAGTCCGGCGCCCGGCGCGGACTGATCGTCTCCGGGCGGCAGACGACGGGCAAGACCACCGCGCTCAAGCAGCTCGGGCGCCTGCACGAACTCCGGGTCCATCAGCGCTCCCCGGGGGATGACCGGATCCCTGTCGTCTATCTGACCGCCCCGCCCAAGGGCTCACCCCGCAAACTCGCCATCGAGTTCGCCCGCTTCCTCGGCCTGCCCTCCGTCTCGGCCCGGCACAACACGATCGACATCACCAACGTCGTCTGCCAAGTCATGATCGAGGCCCGCACGGACCTCGTGCTGGTCGACGAAATCCACCTGATGAATCACGGCACCGTCGCCGGCGAGGACCTCTCCGACCACCTGAAGTACTTCACCGAACACCTCCCGGCAACCTTCGTCTATGCGGGCATCGACGTCGAACAGTCCGGGGTCTTCACCGGAGTTCGCGGCCGGCAGATGGGCGGCCGCTGCGTCCTGGTCCGCACGGGACCATTCCCGCGCAACGCGGAGTGGCGGTCGCTCATCGCCACCATGGAAGACACCCTGCGGCTCCACCGGCACCAGCCGAAGACCCTGGTGAACCTGTCCGACTACCTCCACAAACGCACCGGCGGAATGATCGGAAGCCTCTCCCACCTGATCCGCGCCGCCGCGATCTCCGCCATCCTCGACGGAAGCGAGCGCATCACCCAGGACCTGCTGAAGAACACCCGGATCGATCACAACAGCGAGTCCGTGTCCCGTTCCGGAACCGCCTCCCGCCGGAAGGCCGGATGA